A single Micromonospora sp. CCTCC AA 2012012 DNA region contains:
- a CDS encoding MBL fold metallo-hydrolase — MGAAEDEAVERAAGRGLWRAAGVAALAGLAWVGRDVPAQLGGRLTGARAERAARSPQFRDGTFHNRGSSRSMAGAPDRNLLRELVFGKQKRRPTASVPLLRPTEVPAGDAERELNVVWYGHASTLIEIEGHRVLVDPVWSDRCSPSALVGPRRIHEPPVRLDELPAVDAILISHDHYDHLDLETVRGLLAHQSAPFLVPLGVGAHLDRWGVPAERIVELDWSESHELGGLTITATPAQHFSGRGLRRDGTLWSSWVVAGAHRKVFYTGDSGYFDGYAAIGAEHGPFDVTLMQIGAYDRAWPSIHMFPEEAVAAHLDLRGGLFVPVHWATFNLALHDWSEPVDRLWAEAKARDVRLAVPRPGERVVVDDPPAVDGWWQAVA, encoded by the coding sequence ATGGGCGCAGCGGAGGACGAGGCGGTCGAGCGGGCGGCCGGGCGGGGGCTGTGGCGGGCCGCCGGGGTGGCGGCGCTGGCCGGGCTCGCCTGGGTCGGTCGGGACGTGCCGGCGCAGCTCGGCGGCCGGCTCACCGGGGCCCGGGCGGAACGGGCGGCACGCTCGCCGCAGTTCCGCGACGGCACGTTCCACAACCGGGGCAGCAGCCGCAGCATGGCCGGCGCACCGGACCGGAACCTGCTTAGGGAGCTGGTGTTCGGCAAGCAGAAGCGCCGGCCGACCGCCTCCGTCCCGCTGCTGCGCCCGACCGAGGTGCCGGCGGGCGATGCCGAGCGGGAGCTGAACGTGGTCTGGTACGGCCACGCCTCCACGCTGATCGAGATCGAGGGGCACCGGGTGCTGGTCGACCCGGTGTGGAGCGACCGCTGCTCCCCGTCGGCGCTGGTCGGCCCGCGACGCATCCACGAGCCGCCGGTACGCCTCGACGAGCTGCCGGCGGTGGACGCCATCCTGATCTCCCACGACCACTACGACCACCTGGACCTGGAGACGGTACGCGGGCTGCTCGCCCACCAGTCCGCCCCGTTCCTGGTGCCGCTGGGCGTCGGCGCGCACCTGGACCGGTGGGGCGTGCCGGCGGAGCGGATCGTGGAGCTGGACTGGTCGGAGAGCCACGAGCTGGGTGGGCTGACGATCACCGCCACCCCGGCCCAGCACTTCTCCGGGCGCGGGCTGCGCCGCGACGGCACGCTGTGGAGTTCCTGGGTGGTGGCCGGCGCGCACCGGAAGGTCTTCTACACCGGTGACTCCGGCTACTTCGACGGCTATGCCGCGATCGGCGCCGAGCACGGGCCGTTCGACGTCACGCTGATGCAGATCGGGGCGTACGACCGGGCCTGGCCGAGCATCCACATGTTCCCGGAGGAGGCGGTCGCCGCCCACCTCGACCTGCGCGGCGGGCTCTTCGTCCCGGTGCACTGGGCGACGTTCAACCTGGCCCTGCACGACTGGTCGGAGCCGGTGGACCGGCTCTGGGCCGAGGCGAAGGCCCGGGACGTGCGGCTGGCGGTGCCGCGCCCCGGCGAGCGGGTCGTGGTGGACGACCCGCCGGCTGTCGACGGCTGGTGGCAGGCGGTCGCCTGA
- a CDS encoding succinate dehydrogenase/fumarate reductase iron-sulfur subunit produces the protein MNLTLRIWRQSGPEDKGRMVTYPVEDISPDMSFLEMLDVLNERLILAGEEPVAFDHDCREGICGMCGLMINGDAHGPQRGTTACQLHMRQFRDGETIDIEPWRARAFPVIKDLVVNRNAFDKIIAAGGYITAPTGSAPEAHSTPVAKADADAAFSSAACIGCGACVAACPNGSGMLFTAAKVTQLSLLPQGQPERYTRVVGMVDAHDEAGFGGCTNAGECTAVCPKGIPLNTIGRLNRDYLAATSKRAGTPGA, from the coding sequence GTGAACCTGACCCTGCGCATCTGGCGCCAGTCCGGCCCCGAGGACAAGGGTCGGATGGTGACGTACCCGGTCGAGGACATCTCCCCGGACATGTCGTTCCTGGAGATGCTCGACGTGCTCAACGAGCGGTTGATCCTCGCCGGCGAGGAGCCGGTGGCGTTCGACCACGACTGCCGCGAGGGCATCTGCGGCATGTGCGGCCTGATGATCAACGGCGACGCGCACGGGCCGCAGCGCGGCACCACCGCGTGCCAGCTGCACATGCGGCAGTTCCGCGACGGCGAGACGATCGACATCGAGCCCTGGCGGGCCCGCGCCTTCCCGGTCATCAAGGACCTGGTGGTCAACCGGAACGCCTTCGACAAGATCATCGCCGCGGGTGGCTACATCACCGCGCCGACCGGCAGCGCCCCCGAGGCGCACTCCACCCCGGTGGCCAAGGCCGACGCGGACGCCGCCTTCTCCTCCGCCGCCTGCATCGGCTGCGGCGCCTGCGTGGCGGCCTGCCCGAACGGCTCCGGCATGCTCTTCACCGCCGCCAAGGTCACCCAGCTCTCGCTGCTGCCGCAGGGCCAGCCGGAGCGGTACACCCGGGTGGTCGGCATGGTCGACGCGCACGACGAGGCCGGCTTCGGCGGCTGCACCAATGCCGGCGAGTGCACCGCGGTCTGCCCGAAGGGCATCCCGCTGAACACCATCGGACGGCTCAACCGCGACTACCTCGCGGCCACGTCCAAGCGCGCCGGCACCCCGGGCGCCTGA
- a CDS encoding SDR family NAD(P)-dependent oxidoreductase, with the protein MTRTVVITGATSGIGRAAAREFAGRGDRLVLAARSPATLADVRRECADAGAAEVREVPTDVTVAGDLDALAETAVREFGRIDVWVHTAAVMAYGRFEEIPAEVFDQVVRTDLLGSAAVARVALRHFKRAGGGTLILTGSVLGHITAPYMSGYVTSKWGLHGLTRALQQESRDLPGVNICLITPGSVDTPVYQQAANYLGRVGRPPLPITTPERVGRAIAHCADKPRRETSVGRVNLLMRVGFTALPVVYDVLVGPLMRLGGLSHRPVDPHDGVVFAPNPDGEAVRGGWLPDVSRVVRSVGGATSTVGAAVLRRLR; encoded by the coding sequence GTGACCCGGACGGTCGTGATCACCGGCGCGACCAGCGGGATCGGCCGGGCGGCGGCCCGGGAGTTCGCCGGGCGCGGGGACCGTCTGGTCCTCGCCGCCCGCTCCCCGGCCACCCTCGCCGACGTACGCCGGGAGTGCGCCGACGCCGGGGCCGCCGAGGTACGCGAGGTGCCCACCGACGTCACCGTGGCCGGCGACCTCGACGCCCTGGCGGAGACGGCGGTACGGGAGTTCGGGCGGATCGACGTCTGGGTGCACACCGCCGCGGTGATGGCGTACGGGCGCTTCGAGGAGATCCCGGCGGAGGTCTTCGACCAGGTGGTCCGGACCGACCTGCTGGGCTCCGCCGCCGTGGCGCGGGTGGCGTTGCGGCACTTCAAGCGGGCCGGTGGAGGCACCCTGATCCTCACCGGCTCGGTGCTCGGACACATCACCGCGCCGTACATGAGCGGCTATGTGACCAGCAAGTGGGGCCTGCACGGACTGACCCGGGCCCTCCAGCAGGAGTCCCGGGACCTGCCGGGGGTGAACATCTGCCTGATCACCCCCGGCAGCGTGGACACCCCGGTCTACCAGCAGGCGGCGAACTACCTGGGCCGGGTCGGCCGGCCGCCGCTGCCGATCACCACCCCCGAACGGGTGGGCCGGGCGATCGCGCACTGCGCCGACAAGCCCCGCCGCGAGACCTCGGTGGGCCGGGTCAACCTCCTCATGCGCGTCGGCTTCACCGCGTTGCCGGTCGTCTACGACGTGCTGGTCGGACCGCTGATGCGGCTCGGTGGGCTGAGCCACCGGCCGGTCGACCCGCACGACGGGGTCGTCTTCGCGCCGAACCCCGACGGGGAGGCGGTCCGGGGCGGCTGGCTGCCCGACGTGTCGCGGGTGGTCCGGTCGGTGGGCGGGGCCACCTCGACGGTCGGCGCGGCGGTGCTGCGCCGGCTGCGCTGA
- a CDS encoding fumarate reductase/succinate dehydrogenase flavoprotein subunit, which produces MDLFTEGDPIADTKAPEGPVEKRWETRRFEAKLVNPANRRKMTVIVVGTGLAGGSAAATLAEQGYRVKSYCYQDSPRRAHSIAAQGGINAAKNYRNDGDSVHRLFYDTVKGGDFRSRESNVHRLAEVSVNIIDQCVAQGVPFAREYGGLLDTRSFGGAQVQRTFYARGQTGQQLLLGAYQALERQIGLGNVEMNSRHEMLELVIVDGRARGIVVRDLVTGEISTEMADAVVLASGGYGNVFYLSTNAKGCNVTATWRAHRKGAYFANPCYTQIHPTCIPVSGDHQSKLTLMSESLRNDGRVWVPKAAGDDRSPKDIPEDERDYYLERIYPSFGNLVPRDIASRAAKNVCDEGRGVGPTKLGVYLDFADAINRLGRKAIEAKYGNLFEMYERITGEDPYEVPMRIYPAVHYTMGGLWVDYDLQSTIPGLFVIGEANFSDHGANRLGASALMQGLADGYFVLPTTIANYLATGPLDKVDASHPEAVAARADVEDRISRLLAVNGDRTVDSFHRELGQIMWEHCGMERSDAGLRKAIAEIRALREQFWQRVRVPGDGEGLNQSLEKAGRVADFFELAELMCVDALHREESCGGHFRAEHQTPDGEAQRDDDRFAYVAAWEYTGTGEPAVLHKEDLKFEYVHPTQRSYK; this is translated from the coding sequence ATGGATCTCTTCACCGAGGGCGACCCGATCGCCGACACCAAGGCTCCCGAGGGCCCCGTCGAGAAGCGCTGGGAGACCCGTCGCTTCGAGGCCAAGCTGGTCAACCCGGCCAACCGGCGGAAGATGACCGTGATCGTGGTGGGCACCGGCCTGGCCGGCGGCTCGGCCGCGGCCACGCTGGCCGAGCAGGGCTACCGGGTCAAGTCCTACTGCTACCAGGACAGCCCGCGGCGCGCCCACTCGATCGCGGCGCAGGGCGGCATCAACGCCGCCAAGAACTACCGCAACGACGGCGACTCGGTGCACCGGCTCTTCTACGACACCGTCAAGGGCGGCGACTTCCGCTCGCGCGAGTCGAACGTGCACCGGCTGGCCGAGGTGTCGGTCAACATCATCGACCAGTGCGTCGCGCAGGGCGTCCCGTTCGCCCGCGAGTACGGCGGCCTGCTCGACACCCGCTCCTTCGGCGGCGCGCAGGTGCAGCGCACCTTCTACGCCCGGGGCCAGACGGGCCAGCAGCTGCTGCTCGGCGCGTACCAGGCGCTGGAGCGGCAGATCGGCCTCGGCAACGTGGAGATGAACTCCCGGCACGAGATGCTGGAGCTGGTGATCGTCGACGGCAGGGCACGCGGCATCGTGGTGCGCGACCTGGTCACCGGCGAGATCAGCACCGAGATGGCCGACGCCGTGGTGCTCGCCTCCGGCGGCTACGGCAACGTCTTCTATCTCTCCACCAACGCCAAGGGCTGCAACGTCACCGCCACCTGGCGGGCGCACCGCAAGGGCGCGTACTTCGCCAACCCGTGCTACACGCAGATCCACCCGACCTGCATCCCGGTCTCCGGCGACCACCAGTCGAAGCTGACCCTGATGAGCGAGTCGCTGCGCAACGACGGCCGGGTCTGGGTGCCGAAGGCCGCCGGTGACGACCGCAGCCCGAAGGACATCCCCGAGGACGAGCGGGACTACTACCTGGAGCGGATCTACCCCTCCTTCGGCAACCTGGTCCCCCGGGACATCGCCTCCCGCGCCGCGAAGAACGTCTGCGACGAGGGGCGGGGCGTCGGCCCGACCAAGCTCGGCGTCTATCTCGACTTCGCCGACGCGATCAACCGGCTCGGCCGCAAGGCCATCGAGGCCAAGTACGGCAACCTCTTCGAGATGTACGAGCGGATCACCGGCGAGGACCCGTACGAGGTCCCGATGCGGATCTATCCCGCCGTGCACTACACGATGGGTGGCCTCTGGGTCGACTACGACCTCCAGTCCACCATCCCGGGTCTCTTCGTGATCGGTGAGGCCAACTTCTCCGACCACGGGGCGAACCGGCTCGGCGCCTCGGCGCTGATGCAGGGCCTGGCCGACGGCTACTTCGTGCTGCCGACCACCATCGCCAACTACCTGGCCACCGGCCCGCTCGACAAGGTCGACGCCAGCCACCCCGAGGCGGTCGCGGCCCGCGCGGACGTCGAGGACCGGATCTCCCGGCTGCTGGCCGTCAACGGCGACCGGACCGTGGACTCGTTCCACCGGGAGCTGGGCCAGATCATGTGGGAGCACTGCGGCATGGAGCGCAGTGACGCCGGGCTGCGCAAGGCGATCGCCGAGATCCGGGCGCTGCGCGAGCAGTTCTGGCAGCGGGTCCGGGTGCCGGGCGACGGCGAGGGGCTCAACCAGTCGCTGGAGAAGGCCGGCCGGGTGGCCGACTTCTTCGAGCTGGCCGAGCTGATGTGCGTCGACGCCCTGCACCGCGAGGAGTCCTGCGGCGGTCACTTCCGGGCCGAGCACCAGACCCCGGACGGCGAGGCGCAGCGCGACGACGACCGGTTCGCGTACGTGGCGGCCTGGGAGTACACCGGCACCGGTGAGCCGGCCGTGCTGCACAAGGAAGACCTGAAGTTCGAATACGTCCACCCCACGCAGCGGAGCTACAAGTGA
- a CDS encoding zinc-dependent alcohol dehydrogenase, giving the protein MKALTWQGKRDVRVEDVPDPRIEEPTDAIVRITSTAICGSDLHLYEVLGPYLKAGDVLGHEPMGIVEEVGPGVTRLKKGDRVVVPFNISCGHCWMCERQLYAQCETTQVTAQGKGAALFGYTSLYGSVPGGQAEYLRVPQAQFGPIKIPETGPDERWLYLSDILPTAWQAVKYADTPRGGTLAVFGLGPVGQLCARIGRHLGADRVIGLDLVPERLDMARRHGIEVLDVSALDDVPGALIDLVDGRGPDAVIDAVGMEAHGAPLGKFAQTAAGLLPDKLAQTMTDKVGVDRLVVLHAALKAVRRGGTVSISGVYGGEQDPMPLMEMFDRGIQLRMGQCHVKRWVDEIIPLLSGDDDPLGVEDLRTHRLPLAQAPQAYEMFQKKEDGCVKVVLAP; this is encoded by the coding sequence ATGAAGGCACTGACCTGGCAAGGCAAGCGTGACGTGCGGGTGGAGGACGTCCCGGACCCCCGCATCGAGGAACCCACCGACGCCATCGTACGGATCACCTCGACCGCGATCTGCGGCTCCGACCTGCACCTCTACGAGGTGCTCGGCCCGTACCTGAAGGCGGGCGACGTGCTCGGGCACGAGCCGATGGGCATCGTCGAGGAGGTCGGCCCGGGGGTGACCCGGCTGAAGAAGGGCGACCGGGTGGTCGTCCCGTTCAACATCTCCTGCGGGCACTGCTGGATGTGCGAGCGGCAGCTCTACGCCCAGTGCGAGACCACCCAGGTGACCGCGCAGGGCAAGGGCGCCGCGCTGTTCGGCTACACCTCGCTCTACGGCTCGGTCCCGGGCGGCCAGGCCGAGTACCTGCGTGTCCCGCAGGCCCAGTTCGGCCCGATCAAGATCCCGGAGACCGGCCCGGACGAGCGCTGGCTCTACCTCTCCGACATCCTGCCGACCGCCTGGCAGGCGGTGAAGTACGCGGACACCCCGCGCGGTGGCACCCTGGCCGTCTTCGGGCTCGGCCCGGTGGGGCAGCTCTGCGCGCGAATCGGCCGGCACCTCGGCGCCGACCGGGTGATCGGGCTGGACCTGGTGCCGGAGCGGCTGGACATGGCCCGTCGGCACGGCATCGAGGTGCTCGACGTCTCGGCGCTGGACGACGTGCCGGGCGCGCTGATCGACCTGGTCGACGGGCGTGGGCCGGACGCGGTGATCGACGCGGTCGGGATGGAGGCGCACGGCGCGCCGCTGGGCAAGTTCGCGCAGACCGCCGCCGGGCTGCTGCCGGACAAGCTGGCCCAGACGATGACCGACAAGGTCGGCGTGGACCGACTGGTCGTGCTGCACGCCGCGCTGAAGGCGGTCCGTCGGGGCGGCACGGTCTCCATCTCCGGCGTGTACGGCGGCGAGCAGGACCCGATGCCGCTGATGGAGATGTTCGACCGGGGCATCCAGCTGCGGATGGGGCAGTGCCACGTGAAGCGCTGGGTCGACGAGATCATCCCGCTGCTCTCCGGCGACGACGACCCGCTGGGCGTGGAGGACCTGCGTACCCACCGGCTGCCGCTGGCGCAGGCGCCGCAGGCGTACGAGATGTTCCAGAAGAAGGAGGACGGCTGCGTCAAGGTCGTGCTCGCGCCGTGA
- a CDS encoding deoxyguanosinetriphosphate triphosphohydrolase family protein, with translation MEAPVDPRARRLFGGSARALGDLAVSPFRADRDRIVASPFFARLGGVTQVISPGGSGLLVHNRLTHSLKVAQVARAIAERLVADDGERALLEKLGGCDPDVVEAAALAHDLGHPPFGHLGERVLDRLARQRLGLADGFEGNAQSYRIVTSTEIRGAATTGLDLTAAVRAAMLKYPWTRLDHPDPHPRHLEPAPRGAAAPPDDTESGSSKFGAYRTEVDDLRQAREPFVGRIPDWQQTVEASIMDTADDIAYAIHDVEDFYRVGVLQQGAVAAELMAWQREGGHLRSITDAALGGAGRRPGAAIERLRRQLHRKDAWIADDEAFAAAVEHVREELVEGLLALPFDGSIEAEQYVARFSARWSTRFVDAITVTPEPDVRSGHVLLAKAQWHEVQVLKFVHHRFVLARPDLALHQRGQARLLAALVEALWEWLLDPEEESRLPRRLHDLVELAEAELHPRTPDRIGRARGRAIIDFVAQLTDGQAVAMQDALSGRSGALWTDAFVL, from the coding sequence ATGGAAGCACCTGTCGACCCGCGGGCACGCCGGCTCTTCGGGGGCAGCGCCCGGGCCCTCGGTGACCTGGCGGTGAGCCCGTTCCGGGCCGACCGGGACCGGATCGTGGCGTCGCCCTTCTTCGCCCGGCTGGGCGGGGTCACCCAGGTGATCAGCCCGGGCGGCTCGGGGCTGCTGGTGCACAACCGGCTCACCCACAGCCTCAAGGTGGCCCAGGTGGCCCGGGCGATCGCCGAACGGCTCGTCGCCGACGACGGGGAACGCGCGCTGCTGGAGAAGCTGGGCGGCTGCGACCCGGACGTGGTGGAGGCGGCGGCGCTCGCCCACGACCTCGGTCACCCACCCTTCGGGCACCTGGGGGAGCGGGTGCTGGACCGGCTGGCCCGGCAGCGGCTCGGCCTGGCCGACGGCTTCGAGGGGAACGCGCAGTCGTACCGGATCGTGACCAGCACCGAGATCCGGGGCGCGGCCACCACCGGGCTGGACCTGACCGCCGCGGTCCGGGCGGCGATGCTGAAGTACCCGTGGACCCGGCTCGACCACCCCGACCCGCACCCGCGTCACCTGGAACCGGCGCCGCGCGGGGCCGCCGCGCCGCCCGACGACACGGAGAGCGGATCGTCGAAGTTCGGGGCGTACCGGACGGAGGTCGACGACCTGCGGCAGGCCCGGGAGCCGTTCGTCGGGCGGATCCCGGACTGGCAGCAGACCGTCGAGGCGTCGATCATGGACACCGCCGACGACATCGCGTACGCCATCCACGACGTGGAGGACTTCTATCGGGTCGGGGTGCTCCAGCAGGGCGCGGTGGCCGCCGAGCTGATGGCCTGGCAGCGCGAGGGCGGGCACCTGCGGTCCATCACCGACGCGGCGCTGGGCGGGGCGGGCCGCCGGCCCGGCGCGGCCATCGAGCGGCTGCGCCGCCAGCTGCACCGCAAGGACGCCTGGATCGCCGACGACGAGGCGTTCGCCGCCGCCGTCGAGCACGTCCGCGAGGAACTTGTCGAGGGGCTGCTGGCGCTCCCCTTCGACGGCTCGATCGAGGCGGAGCAGTACGTGGCCCGCTTCTCCGCCCGCTGGTCCACCCGGTTCGTCGACGCGATCACGGTCACCCCCGAGCCGGACGTCCGCTCCGGGCACGTGCTGCTGGCGAAGGCGCAGTGGCACGAGGTGCAGGTGCTCAAGTTCGTCCACCACCGGTTCGTGCTGGCCCGCCCCGACCTCGCCCTGCACCAGCGCGGCCAGGCCCGACTGCTGGCCGCCCTGGTGGAGGCGCTCTGGGAGTGGCTGCTCGACCCGGAGGAGGAGTCCCGGCTGCCCCGCCGGCTGCACGACCTGGTGGAGCTGGCGGAGGCGGAGCTGCACCCGCGTACCCCGGACCGGATCGGTCGGGCCCGCGGCCGGGCCATCATCGACTTCGTCGCGCAGCTCACCGACGGCCAGGCGGTGGCCATGCAGGACGCCCTCTCCGGCCGCTCCGGCGCCCTCTGGACCGACGCCTTCGTGCTCTGA
- a CDS encoding Tex family protein yields the protein MHSGTHRKRRIKIVTQSVHQRIADELGVAERQVRAAVELLDGGATVPFIARYRKEATGLLDDAQLRTLEERLRYLRELDERRAAVLESIRTQGKLDEALEAQIMAADSKSRLEDIYLPYKPKRRTRAQIAREAGLEPLADTLLADPTQDPRAVAAGFVDADKGVADAAAALDGARAILIERFAEDADLIGTLREQMWSRGRLVSRVRDGQEAAGAKFADYFDFAEPYTRLPSHRILAMFRGEKEGVLDLTMDPEAEGDSDAVATGPTRYEAAIAGRFGVADRGRPGDKWLTDTVRWAWRTRILIHLGADLRMRLWQVAEEEAVRVFATNLRDLLLAAPAGTRPTIGLDPGLRTGVKVAVVDATGKVVATDTIYPHEPRRQWDASIETLAKLAGAHGVELVAIGNGTASRETDKLAGELIKRFPQLGLTKVVVSEAGASVYSASAYASQELPGLDVSLRGAVSIARRLQDPLAELVKIDPRSIGVGQYQHDLSEVKLSRSLDAVVEDCVNAVGVDVNTASAPLLTRVSGIGAGLAENIVLHRDANGPFRSRSELKKVARLGPKAFEQCAGFLRIPGGDDPLDSSSVHPEAYPVVRRILASTGQDLRSLIGKSTILRGLKATEFVDDRFGLPTVTDILAELEKPGRDPRPEFRTATFVEGVEKISDLVPGMLLEGVVTNVAAFGAFVDVGVHQDGLVHVSAMSNTFVKDPRDVVKSGDVVRVKVLDVDVPRKRISLTLRLEDETAPGGGRQPADGGRRERGGPRAGQDAPRAGQAGAGRRDGRAGAGAAGGGQSGAGRGGGAAPGGAGRGGSRGGPQQRQGRGAPAPANSEMLEALRRAGLA from the coding sequence ATGCACAGCGGAACCCACCGGAAAAGGCGGATCAAGATCGTGACCCAGTCTGTGCACCAGCGGATCGCCGACGAGCTCGGCGTCGCCGAACGGCAGGTACGCGCGGCCGTGGAGCTGCTCGACGGCGGCGCCACCGTGCCGTTCATCGCCCGCTACCGCAAGGAGGCCACCGGCCTGCTCGACGACGCCCAGCTGCGCACGCTGGAGGAGCGGCTGCGTTACCTGCGCGAGCTGGACGAGCGACGCGCGGCGGTGCTGGAGTCCATCCGTACCCAGGGCAAGCTGGACGAGGCCCTGGAAGCGCAGATCATGGCGGCCGACTCGAAGTCCCGGCTGGAGGACATCTACCTGCCGTACAAGCCGAAGCGGCGGACCCGGGCGCAGATCGCCCGCGAGGCCGGGCTGGAGCCGCTCGCCGACACGCTGCTGGCCGACCCGACCCAGGACCCGCGGGCCGTCGCCGCCGGCTTCGTGGACGCCGACAAGGGCGTGGCGGACGCCGCCGCCGCGCTGGACGGCGCGCGGGCCATCCTGATCGAGCGCTTCGCCGAGGACGCCGACCTGATCGGCACGCTCCGCGAGCAGATGTGGTCGCGGGGCCGGCTGGTCTCCCGGGTACGCGACGGCCAGGAGGCCGCCGGCGCCAAGTTCGCCGACTACTTCGACTTCGCCGAGCCGTACACCCGGCTGCCCTCGCACCGGATCCTCGCCATGTTCCGGGGCGAGAAGGAGGGCGTGCTCGACCTGACCATGGACCCGGAGGCCGAGGGGGACTCCGACGCGGTGGCGACCGGTCCGACCCGCTACGAGGCGGCGATCGCCGGGCGCTTCGGCGTCGCCGACCGGGGGCGGCCGGGCGACAAGTGGCTGACCGACACGGTGCGCTGGGCCTGGCGTACCCGGATCCTCATCCACCTCGGCGCGGACCTGCGGATGCGGTTGTGGCAGGTCGCCGAGGAGGAGGCGGTCCGGGTCTTCGCCACCAACCTGCGGGACCTGCTGCTCGCCGCGCCGGCCGGCACCCGGCCCACCATAGGTCTCGACCCGGGCCTGCGCACCGGCGTCAAGGTGGCGGTGGTGGACGCCACCGGCAAGGTGGTCGCCACCGACACGATCTATCCGCACGAGCCGCGCCGGCAGTGGGACGCCTCGATCGAGACCCTGGCGAAGCTGGCCGGGGCGCACGGGGTCGAGCTGGTCGCGATCGGCAACGGCACCGCCAGCCGGGAGACCGACAAGCTCGCCGGCGAGCTGATCAAGCGGTTCCCGCAGCTCGGCCTCACCAAGGTGGTGGTCTCCGAGGCGGGCGCGTCGGTCTACTCCGCCTCCGCGTACGCCTCGCAGGAGCTGCCCGGGCTGGACGTCTCGCTGCGCGGCGCGGTCTCCATCGCCCGCCGCCTCCAGGACCCGCTCGCCGAGCTGGTCAAGATCGACCCGCGCTCGATCGGCGTCGGGCAGTACCAGCACGACCTGTCCGAGGTGAAGCTCTCCCGGTCGCTGGACGCGGTGGTCGAGGACTGCGTCAACGCGGTCGGGGTGGACGTGAACACCGCCTCCGCACCGCTGCTCACCCGGGTCTCCGGCATCGGGGCCGGCCTGGCGGAGAACATCGTGCTGCACCGGGACGCGAACGGGCCGTTCCGGTCCCGGTCGGAGCTGAAGAAGGTGGCGCGGCTCGGCCCGAAGGCGTTCGAGCAGTGCGCCGGCTTCCTGCGCATCCCCGGTGGCGACGACCCGCTGGACTCCTCCAGCGTGCACCCCGAGGCGTATCCGGTGGTGCGGCGGATCCTGGCCAGCACCGGGCAGGACCTGCGCTCGCTGATCGGCAAGTCGACCATCCTGCGCGGGCTGAAGGCGACCGAGTTCGTCGACGACAGGTTCGGCCTGCCCACGGTCACCGACATCCTGGCCGAGCTGGAGAAGCCCGGCCGCGACCCGCGCCCGGAGTTCCGCACCGCGACCTTCGTCGAGGGCGTCGAGAAGATCAGCGACCTGGTCCCGGGCATGCTGCTGGAGGGCGTGGTCACCAACGTGGCCGCCTTCGGCGCGTTCGTCGACGTCGGGGTGCACCAGGACGGCCTGGTGCACGTCTCGGCCATGTCGAACACCTTCGTCAAGGACCCGCGGGACGTGGTGAAGTCCGGTGACGTGGTCCGGGTCAAGGTGCTCGACGTCGACGTGCCGCGCAAGCGGATCTCGCTGACCCTGCGGCTGGAGGACGAGACGGCCCCGGGCGGCGGCCGGCAGCCGGCCGACGGCGGTCGCCGCGAGCGCGGCGGGCCGAGGGCCGGCCAGGACGCCCCTCGCGCCGGTCAGGCTGGTGCCGGACGACGCGACGGCAGGGCCGGTGCCGGGGCGGCGGGCGGCGGCCAGAGCGGTGCCGGTCGCGGTGGCGGCGCGGCACCGGGCGGTGCCGGACGCGGCGGTTCCCGAGGTGGGCCGCAGCAGCGCCAGGGCCGAGGCGCACCGGCACCCGCCAACAGCGAGATGCTCGAAGCGCTGCGCCGCGCCGGCCTGGCCTGA